ATAATTCACAATTTAAGATAAGTTGAATATATAGAATAAGTCAAGATAAAAGTATAAAAAAATTTATTGATTTAATATGGGCCTGGGGTGACTCGAACACCCGGCCTACAGATTAGGAATCTGCCGCTCTATCCTACTGAGCTACAGGCCCAATTTCAATTGCTAATGACAAATAACAAAAACCAAACTACAAAATAAATCTAAATAAAAAATGTTAAAATTAAAAGCAAAAAATTTCAGATTCTAAAATTTAACACAAGAAGTATTTAATTTATTTTGTTTTGTGCTTATGTTGAATTTTGCGACTTGACATTTGGATTTTTTTATCACTTCACCCTCTTAATCTTCGCCCCCAACTTCTGAAACTTCTCCTCTATCCTTTCATACCCCCTGTCAATATGGTACACTCTTGATACAATTGTTTCATTCTGCGCTGCAAGCCCTGCAAGTATCAGGCTTGCACTTGCCCGCAAATCTGTAGCCATAACCTGCGCTCCGCTTAAATACTTTACACCCTTGACAACTGCTGAATTGCCGTCAACAGTTATATCAGCGCCCATTCTTAAAAGCTCGCTCACATGCATCATGCGGTTTTCAAAGACTGTTTCAGTAACAACGCTCATTCCGTCTGCAAGGCACATCAAAGCCATAAACTGCGCCTGCATGTCTGTTGGAAACCCGGGATATGGCGAAGTCTTTACATCAGTTGCCTTTATCTTTTCAGGACTCACAACCCTTATCCAGTTATCCCCTTCAGTCACCTCTATTCCTGTCTCTCTCAGCTTGAGAATCAGGGAATGACAGTGTGCTGGTACGCAGTCTTTTATAAGAATATTCCCGCACGTAATTCCTGCTGCAAGCATAAATGTCCCTGTCTCAATCCTGTCAGGCATTATCCTGTGCTCAAACGGGCTCAGACTTTCAACACCTTCAATCTCAATTCTTCCTGTTCCGTCTCCTGTAATCCTTGCGCCCATTTTCCTTAAAACCTCTGCAAGCTCTGGAATCTCAGGC
The Candidatus Schekmanbacteria bacterium RIFCSPLOWO2_02_FULL_38_14 DNA segment above includes these coding regions:
- a CDS encoding UDP-N-acetylglucosamine 1-carboxyvinyltransferase, with the translated sequence MDKIVINGGERLKGEVRISGAKNSALPIMAATLLCEGVNVIKNVPRLKDVDTFIKLLKHIGAEISMDAEGNFLVDGKRINSCEAPYEHVKTMRASVLVLGPLVARYGRARVSLPGGCAIGARPINLHIKGLEALGAEIQLEHGYVIASAEKLKGGNIYFDIPTVTGTENLMMAAVLAEGITVIENTACEPEIPELAEVLRKMGARITGDGTGRIEIEGVESLSPFEHRIMPDRIETGTFMLAAGITCGNILIKDCVPAHCHSLILKLRETGIEVTEGDNWIRVVSPEKIKATDVKTSPYPGFPTDMQAQFMALMCLADGMSVVTETVFENRMMHVSELLRMGADITVDGNSAVVKGVKYLSGAQVMATDLRASASLILAGLAAQNETIVSRVYHIDRGYERIEEKFQKLGAKIKRVK